Genomic DNA from Puntigrus tetrazona isolate hp1 chromosome 6, ASM1883169v1, whole genome shotgun sequence:
AGACGGTGGGGAGGAAGGTTCGGGATCTGGGTATGGTGGTGGATCTCATCTTCCTGAATACAGAAGTATCATTAACCCAAGCTCTGGAGGATGTAAGCCGGGCTCGTACACCTTTTGCCATCATTATCACCCAGCAGCACCAAGTACACCGTTCCTGTACAGTCAACATCCTCTTTGGGACTCCACAAGGTGTGTGTCCTTCCACAAAGAGTCGATAACTTAAGCAATTTTATTTGCTCATCGGTTTTAGGTCCACTGCTGTTCAACACCACAACTGAGCAAAACCAGCCCAGTATTGATGAGACCGCAGTACAATATTTCAGATGTTCAAACACCACTAAATAAGATATAATCGGCATTTTGATGACCACAGCACACTCTTGTTGCAGAGCACAGGAACATGCCTATGCAGGACGCCATGGTGCTGGTGGCCCACAACTTTGATTCGTTTAAAGTTGAACACCGTGCTAAAGAAAGAGACGAGATTGCGAGGAAAGCAGCCAAGATGGCAGATGAGGTGTTGATGAGGGAACCTGACAGAGAGGGTCACCCTGCCTCCCTTCTGACCCACATCACGCTGCTGTCCGAGGGCAGGTAGGTCAACAATACAAGTACTTCAGCAGTTTGTGCTCTGTAAGATTTGTAGTTCCAGTTTtctatgttaaaatatttgtttataatgtattttaacacCAATTTATAACCTATTTATAatttcctgtgatgcaaatgtTGCATCCTCTGCCATGTTGCtgtcaaataaaacagttgCCATGCCAACCATAGATGTATGTAGATGCCTCATTAGTTACTTTCTATGGGCTTCGGCATGTATGCCATCCAACGCTCTGTGAACCGCTagcattgcattcaaaaataaccaaagagtttaattatttttcctattttatacttgactcttctgtagttatatcatgtactaagactggcggaaaatgaaaagttgtgatttttcaGGCCGATATGattgattaggaactatactcttattccggcgtaataatcaaggaagtttgctgctgtACCACGGCCGCAGCAGGCGCGGTGATATCACACAGCGCCTAAAAACAACCAGAACCTCTTGCTTGCAAAGGGAACCTGTCTTGCAAGCTGTGGACTATTAACAGGTGCTGTGTAATATTATTGCGCCTTGTTACAGCaacaaacttccttgattatgcTGGAATGAGAGCACAGTATAACATAGTAGAGAATATATATCTGCCTAGAAAATCTCTAGAAAAGCACGGTAATTTTTGgacgtgatgctactggtctaattagattcaatgatctatgctaagatATGCTAAAAGCGATATCGCCTGAATAGATTCCAGaacggtaaaactcaatttGTTAACTTTatgggagttggagaatgagcctatttgcaaaaaagtggagtgttctttTACGTGTCAAATATAACGGATCATCTTTGCATCTCTCAGGTTTATGACTCCAGATGAGCTGGCCAGGCTAATTGACTATCTGCGAGACAAACGTGATCGTCTTGTCCGAGGCACTACTGACACGGGTAACTCCATAAGGCATTTTAAACCCGACGGTGTATTACGCTTCACCCATCAAGTCTTACCCTtcactgtttttattctttctaGTCACACACCCTCCACCAGTGACCCACGAGCCCCCTCAGCCCACACAGCCTCTGTCCGTTCCAGCTCAGCCCACATACACCAGCCTGCCCATTCATTCCACCCACCTGACCCCTGCGTCTGCCCCCGCCGCCACCAACCAACAGCAGGAGCTCCAGGCTAAGATCCTCAGCATCTTCAACAGCGGCAGCGGCACGTCTTCAGTGTCCAGCCCCGCTCCGGCGCCCCAAACGCAGGGTTACCCCTCCAGCCTCGTCCCTCAGACCGCCGTACTCCAGCCCTCTCACATTGCCCCTGCTGCCACCGGCATGCCCAAAATCGCAGCGGTCCAGCCGCAGAACAGTATGATGAACCCTCGGCCTGCCCTGAGGCCTCCTGGCGCTCGTATGGCCGCGCCGACAGCCGCCCCGAGGCCGGTGCTCACCTCAGGCACTGGCATCAACTTTGACAACCCCAGTGTGCAGAAAGCCTTGGATACGCTCATCCAGAGCGGACCCATTAACCACTTGGTGAATTTGGGATCTGTGGCTCAAGCAACCCGGTCAGCACAGGGAATGGGCCAAAGCATGGATCCATCGCCCATGTCCCATTATGCTCGCCATTACTGAAATGAATAGATCTGATACGAGTCGAAGTCAGCATTGCTCTGAATtgtcataaattattatttttttttgcttctgtgtaacttgtgatttaaaaaaagttttctgtgaAGTCATAGTTTTCTGGTTTTacggtttattttattttttactcatcTAATGTGTTAGCCTTTACAGAGCATGATTGATTAATTCATCAATAAATGAGAgaatttctgttgttttatatgGAATTGGTGCATTGTGTATATACCAGCCAACTTCTGACTGacttaataaattcatttttagatAAAGAACGATTCTTATTTCTCTTGGATTTGTTTCTCCATCTATAAAGGCTGGAAAACACAGATTTCTTCATAATTTGCAGTCTGGACACAAAGTTGTGGAAAGTTAAAGCCAGTCTACAGATTTTGAAAAGTTGTAAGGTGATATTTGACAAAGTCAACTTGCATAAATTTTGGCTcaggtgtgtatttttattggaACCTCAATAATCCaccatcattttatttaatctgttttacACCAAGtacaaaaaagtgaaacattCAGTaacttttggacttttttttttttttatcttagaGCCATTTAACTATAAAATTCTGCAATATTTGTTAGTAGGCTTTCGTTTGGTTGGTAAGGCTTCAAAATTAGGATTCtgagatgggttttttttaaccaaaaattgACATGTAAAGCAAATACTCAATTTTTAGTCTGTTAGTAGTATAGTATCAACTGGATAAATGCAGCTGTGATTGTGTGGATGTGTTAGTATGGCTGTCAGAatgtggtttgtgtgtgttcttgtaatATTTGAGAGACTACTGTAAATGAGTTTTGCTTGCATCTAATGGGGAAAATTTGGTACTTTGACCCCCCAAAAATTACTGAAAGCTCATTCTTTAAGATATCAACCTCAAATTTAGAACACAGCTTATTCAGATTTAatggctttgatttttttttagcaggttTAGAGTTCAACATGTTTCATAAAacacaggtgctggtcatataattagaatatcaaaatgttgatttttttcactaattccattcaaaaagtgaaatttgtatattatattcattcattaaaacacagacagatatttcaaatgtttcttttaaatatttgaatattacttaaaaccataaaaaagggatttttagaaatcttggccaACTGAAAAGTATGAGCTTGTACAGCACTCCTTTTGGGGCTCCTTTTGCCTGAATTATTGCAGCAATGGAGTCGATCTGTCTGTGGCGCTGCTCAGGTGTTATGAGAGcacagtggccttcagctcttctgcattgttgggtctGGCATATTGCAGATTTTCTATGGGGTTAAGGTCTATGGCCAATTAAaaacagggataccatggtgCTTAAACCAGGTGCTGGTAGCTTTGGCACGGTGTGCAGATGCCGCTTAAATCTGAATCTCCATAAAGTTGGTCAGCAATGAAGTGCcttggacctcagaaaacacaatggaccaacaGCAGCAGATGACAGGACACCCTAAACCATCTCTGACTGTGGAAACTACTCTGGACCTCAAGAAACGTGGAACCTGTGCCTCTCCAGACTCAAGGACCctgatttccaaaggaaatacaaaatgtacttttatcaGAGAACATCTCTTTGGACCCCTCAGCAGCAGCCCAGTCTGTTTAGTCTTTAGCCCAGGAGAGACGCTTCTGACGCTGTCTGTTGTTCAAGAGTGTCTTGACGTGTCTCGTATACGTCTGTGTGAGTGGTTCTTgaagcactgactccagctACAGTCCACTCTTCGTGAATCtcccccacatttttgaatgggttttgtttcacaatcctctccAGGATGAGGTTATCCCTATTGCTTGTACACTTTCTTTCCACCACATCTTCTCCTCCCCTTCTCCTCTCTATTAACGTGCttggacacagagctctgtgaacagccGGCCTCTTTTGCAACgaccttttgtgtcttgccctccttGTGCAGGGTGTCAATGCTCATCTTTTGGTCAACTGTCAAGACAGCAGTCTTCCCCGTGATCGTGTCTCTAGAGAACTGGACTGAGAGACCGTTTAAAGgtctttgcaggtgttttgagttaattatcTGATTAGAGCGTGCcaccaggtgtcttcaatactgaaacttttcacaatattcagattttctgagatactgaatttgggattttcattagttgtcagtaatactcatcaaaattaaaagaaataaacatttgaaatatatcagtccgtgtgtaatgaatgaatataatacacaagtttcactttttgaatggaattaatgaaataaatcaaccttttgatgatattctaactatatgaccagcacctgtatgcattttgtataataatcTTTAACTTTTACAATAATCTGCCATGGGTCTTCTTTAAAGACCAAACTTAATTATGTGTTTCCAATTTTTATGACATGGACATTTTTGTCCTCTATGGACCTATGTAACTTGTGAACGTTTGAACAAATAGAAACGGTATTTAGTTGAAAGAGGAAGATCTCAACACTTACTCTCTCTGCTCCAAAATTCTGCCGGGAAGTCCAGAGGACGTTTGTTTCGATATTTTCAGCAGTTGCAGTGCTTTAGCTGACAGCTGTCACAGTGAAACCTCATCGGAAAGTTAATTAAATCACAGCCAGTTCAAGTCTTTACTAGCGAGCTGACGATATTGATCAGGGGTGTATATAAGCAACATCCAAAACATGGTGTGCTGAAGAATTTTGAGCCTGCTCGGAATAAAGACTCCATCATATAATCCGTAATAAAATGGtatttgtttattgcattttgtgCTGACAAATCTATAAAATGGAATGGGAGTTTTGCAGAAGCCATAGAGATAAAGCATTTGAAGATAAAActacattattttctttatgtacCATGAAACACAATAGATAATACtcattatttgtctttttttttaaatattcaacttACACtgacacaaaaaataaacacctcAACACTAACTAGTTCTGCTATATTTACAGGACCCACATCCGCCCTTGCCTGTGGTCCCAGGTCTGCCGTGTGTACgtcactgtacacacacacacactcacacacacacacacacacacaactgaaaaacacacaggaaCACGCAATATGACCATAAAACCCTGAAAcgcacaaaaaattaaaataaatcgcTTTTTTTTCCACTACATTCCCTTTTAAATGTtcatacaaaatgttttcatttgaaatgaatcaaaaacaagCCCGAGGGATTTAGTCATTTTCCTTGTAAAACTAATGTTCTGATCTAGAATTAACTGCGCTATCGCTCGCAAACCGTGAAACCCGGGAACCGCCCCGAAGCGAGCTATTCAATAAATCCCATTTTTGCCTTTCAGAGAAGCAGAGCCTAGACAAAGTGGGGTTTTATTTCTCTTATAGTCGTCTCGGGTCGGTATCCAACTTGCTGTTGTGCCgtaataaagcaataagcccTGAAATCTGATTTTCCAGTCAAATTAGCAGGGGGAACAactcagtgtttttaaaacataaaattggGCGTATGCTTTTTCAGGCAGTAAAATCATATGCAAGTAACATCTTGAATATTTTGCGTCCTTCAGCTTAATTTGAACGTTTGCAATTGGGCCTAGAATTAAAaagtagtagttttttttttaaatataaatacgacacagtattaaaaaataaataaatttgcacATATTTGTTAACGTATAGCTGCCAATTTGTGTATTTAAGGCATGTGTACAAACTGGTGTAAATCATGATTTTACCGCTAAACCAAACAAACCCTcaagtttctttttaattcattcagaaTGACCGTGTGCAACAGACTAAACACGTACCCAGGTTAACATAAATTACTTTGGTAATCAGTTCTTCTTTAAATAGATTAACTCAGTGATAACTGCAGTAAAAGCGAAATGGTCTTTGTCTTGGCTATAAACTACCTACAGTAAAAATAGACCCCTTTAACCAATCGATATCCATTCACACGAAGATAGTTGATCCAAAGAAACCGTTGTGCACAACAAGAACACCGAACATCtggtaaaaataacacatttacaattaaataactgaaataaactggCGTGAACGTAATACTTTATATcacaaaacattgaaatatttatatttatatatatttatatatcagctTGTTCAGGATAATGTGCATGCGTTGAACAGGACAACGGACCCAGGTCCTGGCTCTATTTCAACTGCTTCAGATGGATTTGATTGAGAATTCAACATTTGGACTTTCACAGAGCTTCACATGCTTGAAAAGCCGcacttcgttttttttttttaatatatatataaagttactGGAATGTCAAGAAAAGCTGACCTAAGAGGTAAACGTCATGGGAGTaaactctcaaaaataaaggtcAGACAGTCTAATGCCTTTCGAAACTATATTCAGGTGCTTGAAAAAAACCCTAGAAACCAAAACCGATCTGATCTGAAGAACCTGTAGGAAACATCACAAACCTTTTCATACAGCGAGAACCTAAAATGCAGCAGGCGACCTTTAATTTCAGAGAGCGTAGGATTAATAAAACGAAAcgagattctttttttttttttcgttttgtttttggagAACATCCAATGGTGCAGGTCAGAACCGAGTACAGACTTATTCAGAGCCCTTTTTTTCGTTTTCCGAGATGTGTCGAACGCCTCGATATTCCTCGGCGAAGGAATACgcgatttattttttgctacaCACAAGCCAGGTATTCGTCGTGAGATActgaagaaaggaaaaaaagattgtGACCGTGTCCACTGTCAGTTCGAATAGAGCCAAGCCCGGCAGTGGAAGCGCTTGTTTATAGTCTTTTTATACGGTGATCACATCAAAACAGTGCTCGTAGGGTTAAAATGATACAGGGAGTGGAAAAGTGGGATAAATGGAAATGTTACCACATCAACTCTGTGATTCGTAgtataaatatatctttttcttttcttttcgtctttttttttacatctacgTATActcttttttgtcattaattacaagAGATGCTAAAAATCCATGCCAAATAAATAGCAAACacgcattttttgttttgttttacagcatAATAAAATCAATCTTCAGGTAGTATGTTACTGCAGCGAACAATAACTCTGTCCAATCTGCGTTAACGTGGCCGGACGGGCCGATGCAGTACACACTCTCGCCGCTAGAGGCATCAGCGCTGAAATGGAT
This window encodes:
- the ncoa5 gene encoding nuclear receptor coactivator 5 isoform X2, producing the protein MSHRRSRSSTPPSYTTNSNDPRDLERRIFVGNLPTAHMAKKDMEDLFRPYGKIQDVNMAAERRQNKARSSPPRRPASSYGDSREPGPRSRSPVHGRDSRDHRDSREMRSDSREQRPGPPREHDTRGPPEERYRGSESREKDPSYRDEGYDRYYRGEYDYYRKKEEPYPERYREPWNGRRDSEEERVRPEERRRNELYRQYYEELQRRYDAERPVDCSVIVVNKLQKEYAETVGRKVRDLGMVVDLIFLNTEVSLTQALEDVSRARTPFAIIITQQHQVHRSCTVNILFGTPQEHRNMPMQDAMVLVAHNFDSFKVEHRAKERDEIARKAAKMADEVLMREPDREGHPASLLTHITLLSEGRFMTPDELARLIDYLRDKRDRLVRGTTDTVTHPPPVTHEPPQPTQPLSVPAQPTYTSLPIHSTHLTPASAPAATNQQQELQAKILSIFNSGSGTSSVSSPAPAPQTQGYPSSLVPQTAVLQPSHIAPAATGMPKIAAVQPQNSMMNPRPALRPPGARMAAPTAAPRPVLTSGTGINFDNPSVQKALDTLIQSGPINHLVNLGSVAQATRSAQGMGQSMDPSPMSHYARHY
- the ncoa5 gene encoding nuclear receptor coactivator 5 isoform X3: MAAERRQNKARSSPPRRPASSYGDSREPGPRSRSPVHGRDSRDHRDSREMRSDSREQRPGPPREHDTRGPPEERYRGSESREKDPSYRDEGYDRYYRGEYDYYRKKEEPYPERYREPWNGRRDSEEERVRPEERRRNELYRQYYEELQRRYDAERPVDCSVIVVNKLQKEYAETVGRKVRDLGMVVDLIFLNTEVSLTQALEDVSRARTPFAIIITQQHQVHRSCTVNILFGTPQEHRNMPMQDAMVLVAHNFDSFKVEHRAKERDEIARKAAKMADEVLMREPDREGHPASLLTHITLLSEGRFMTPDELARLIDYLRDKRDRLVRGTTDTVTHPPPVTHEPPQPTQPLSVPAQPTYTSLPIHSTHLTPASAPAATNQQQELQAKILSIFNSGSGTSSVSSPAPAPQTQGYPSSLVPQTAVLQPSHIAPAATGMPKIAAVQPQNSMMNPRPALRPPGARMAAPTAAPRPVLTSGTGINFDNPSVQKALDTLIQSGPINHLVNLGSVAQATRSAQGMGQSMDPSPMSHYARHY
- the ncoa5 gene encoding nuclear receptor coactivator 5 isoform X1; the protein is MSHRRSRSSTPPSYTTNSNDPRDLERRIFVGNLPTAHMAKKDMEDLFRPYGKIQALSLFRGYGFVQFERVEDAEAAKAGHNGRIYRGYKLDVNMAAERRQNKARSSPPRRPASSYGDSREPGPRSRSPVHGRDSRDHRDSREMRSDSREQRPGPPREHDTRGPPEERYRGSESREKDPSYRDEGYDRYYRGEYDYYRKKEEPYPERYREPWNGRRDSEEERVRPEERRRNELYRQYYEELQRRYDAERPVDCSVIVVNKLQKEYAETVGRKVRDLGMVVDLIFLNTEVSLTQALEDVSRARTPFAIIITQQHQVHRSCTVNILFGTPQEHRNMPMQDAMVLVAHNFDSFKVEHRAKERDEIARKAAKMADEVLMREPDREGHPASLLTHITLLSEGRFMTPDELARLIDYLRDKRDRLVRGTTDTVTHPPPVTHEPPQPTQPLSVPAQPTYTSLPIHSTHLTPASAPAATNQQQELQAKILSIFNSGSGTSSVSSPAPAPQTQGYPSSLVPQTAVLQPSHIAPAATGMPKIAAVQPQNSMMNPRPALRPPGARMAAPTAAPRPVLTSGTGINFDNPSVQKALDTLIQSGPINHLVNLGSVAQATRSAQGMGQSMDPSPMSHYARHY